In Nitrospirota bacterium, the genomic stretch GTGAGCACAAGACCTCGATTGCTCTTGGTTGTTTTCAAGATTCGAGGGCTTGCCGTGGCCATCGAAAGCATCGTACGCCGTGTCCGATAGATCGCAAGAGCAATCAGTCACAAAGGAACGAAGTCAGAAGAAAGCTGTGAGTTTGCCCTCTTGGACGCCAATGGAGGCCACCGGCAGGGGTTTCGGGGCGTGCGCCAGAAGACATACTCACTGGGAGTGGGTCAAGACACTCCCGATTGACCAGATTCGTAGGCCCGAACCTGCATCCTTGTCCTTGTGCCACGTAGCGAGCTTCCAGACTCTCTGCTATGCGTAGCGCTTCGCAGAGCATAGTCGCAGCCGGAGCGTCTGCTTCGGCGGAGTAGGCACTTCGCAGAGTAGCATTTGTAGGGCAACCGCCCGTCCCCTCCGCTTCGCTCCACGGACGACGGGATGAAGAATCATGAGGTCCTTGCGTCGTTTGTTTCAGGTGAAACAAACGCGGAGTATCCCAGGGCTCTCGCGTGGGAATTTGACTGACATCACCAAGACTTGACTGCGTTCCGTGGCACGCCATTGCGGATAGGGAGGGTATGGAAAAGACGAAACAGCCAAAGAGAGAGAAACAAGTCGGCGGGCCGGGTCGGCCATCGTGGCCGCTTCCGGCACCGCTTCGGCGTCCTGCCGGCGGGCAAAAACATGCCGCCGCAGGGACGGGAAGGACAGCAGTAGCAACCCTCGGATACCTGATCGCGGCAGCCCTCAGACGGCGGTTGCAGGGTCAGCTACAGAGGGTTGAACTGGTTCTTCAGTGGCCCCACGGGCGTCACGCATCCGAGGCGATCGCCGCCTGGTAGCCCATGATCCCACCACTTACAACAGCCGCCGCGGGCGGCTTGGGTCTTCGGCCGCAAAGCGGCCGGTTGGAGGTGGTGGGATGAGCCAAGATGCGTTTGACGCCGTCAAGCGGCTCATCCCGATCGAGGACGTCGCAAGGGATCTGGGGATCGACATTACGGGACCCGGACGCGCGCGATGCTTCAACACAAACAAAGGCCACCACCGCGACCCCAGCCGCGACAACCACCCAAGTCTCCACTTCCTAAAGGGGAACAAAGGCTACGGACACTACCACTGTCGGGTGTGCGGGAAGGACACCAGCGGCAGCGTCATCGACCTCGTCATGGCCATTCAGGGAAAAACGGCCCATGAAGCGATCGATTGGCTGAAGGATCGTTACAAAAGATACCTGCCGAGTCAGACTGCAACCCACCAAGCGACCCCGCCGAGTTTACCTCACCCCCCATCGCCCAGCGGGGCGGCTGAAACCTCATCCCTGCCTGCGCCGCGCCCGGCGCGGCAGGCAGGCATCGCTCCCGTGAACCTTCGTGTTCCCACGAGCGACGAGGACAGCCGCCCCACACCGGGCGGGGACCCATCCTCCGCAGTAGCTGCTACGGAGGGGGAAGCGGGCAAGAAGCAGGCAGGGGCCTCTGCAGCGTTGATCTACGCGCGCGTCATGGAACTCTGCCCTCCGGGTCCCAGGCTGTATGGCTACCTGGAAAAGGAGCGCGGCATCCCCGGAAGCGTCACGAAAACGCTTCCGATGGGTTGGATCGAAGACGACCGGCAGGTCATGAACACGCTGCGCCGCGAGTTCAGCGAAGAGGAACTTCTCGCCTGCGGGGTCCTCACCGTGAGCAACGCCCAAAAGGGCAACAAGGATGCGCGGCCGTTTTCGGTTCTGTGGAACATGAAGCTTGCATTCCCCTTCTACTGGGGGAGCGAGATCACCTGGATCCAGTTCCGAAGAGACATCGCGATGGATACAAAGCCCGAAAAAGGCCCGAAATTCCTGAACGTGGGCATGCCGCTCCAGTATCCCTACAACGCGAACGCAGCCGTCCATTCGGAAGAAATCTACATCTCCGAAGGGATTCTGGACCTCGCGCAGCTCGTCGTGCTCGGGGTGAAGAACGGCGTAGCGCTTCCAGGCGCCGACATGTTCAAGGACCACTTCATCCCGTGGCTTCACGAATGCGGCGTAAAGAGGGTGCACATGTGTTTCGACGCCGACCCTACGGGAACCAAGCACACCCTCGACATCGCCGGAAAACTTCTCAGGGCCGGTTTCCTGACCACGGCTGCGATCCTCCCGATGGACGAGGACGTCAATTCGTTCTGGCGGGGACATCCGGAAAACGGCGGTAAATCGGATGGCGACGCCACGAGAGCGCAGGCAGCCGACGGGGCGATAGCGGCGTGAATCCGCAGTAGGGAGGGAGAAAGGAAGGATGCAGGACAGCGCATTGGAAACAGGGTCCGGTGGGAGCGTGCAATCCCGAGTGCCGAATGAGGGGTTACCTCAGCCGGAACAGGTGGGACAAGATCCCGCCATGGCTCCGGTCGCGAGCGGCCCTGCCAACGACTTGGGAGCGACCGAGAACCGAATGAAGGTCATCCGCGACGAGGCCCTTCGCGACGCCCCGCTGGGAATCCCAAGCATGTACTACCAAAGACACACCGGCTACGGGCCGCTGCACGTCACGATCGTAGACCGAGACCACCGGCCGATCCGTGTCTTCGCCAACCTTCCCCCGCTCGGCACGGAAATCTCAGCCCTCACGGCCGTCATGGGGATCCTTCTATCGAAGTACCTTGAAATCGGCGGCGACCCGGTCCGGATCGTCAAGCACCTCAACTCCGTCAAGGGCGACCGGCCCCTGGGATTCGGTCCCCACCGGATCGATTCCATCGCGCACGCCGTGGGCGAGTGCCTGAAGGAGCATCTTCGGCGGCGCGGGCTGATGATCCCACCACCTGCAACCGGCTCGCCGGGCGAGCCGAACAGCCCCGATGCCGCTTCGCGGCCTGTTGCAGGTGGTGGGATGACGGGGCCCCGAGCGCTCATCAGGAGCCCAAAGGACCCGAGAGGAGGAGCCATCGAAGACGTAGGCTAATTCACCCAAGGATGCAACCCTCAACAAGGTTGCCCCCGTACTACATGGGAACTCTGCTTTGCATAACGCTTCGCAGAGCGAAAAGCGCTGCGTCCCCTCCGCTCGTGGGCCTTGCAGGGCTTCGCGCAAGGCCCACGTCCACGGACGACCCCCTTCGGGGGCGGCGGGCGGAAGGGCATGGGGATCAGCGCCGCGAGATGAAGAATCATCCGGTCCTTGCGTCGTAGCACGGATGCTCTTTGACAATTCGATAGCCATAGCTTCACCGCTTTGAGCGGTGAGGGCGGAATCACTTCCGCGAATCGAACGGGTCCCAGACGGAATCCGGAGCGGACACGGGTGCGTCCGTCCCTCCCCGGACAGGCAAGGCTGGAAAAGGTCTTGCCCGGCCGGGGGAGGGCGGATGAAAGAGAGGAACGATATGCAGACACCCCTCAAACCACTGTTCGAACCGGAACCGATGAACGACCAAGAATCCTCCATCGTGTCGTGGGACACCTGGGGAACCAAGGGATTCGAGATGATCAGCATCGAGGACACCCTCGAGGACATGCTCGATCTCTCCCCCGAGGCCCAGGAGGTCTTCGACACGCTGGGTTTCGATCTCCTGCTGGACGCCATCCACAAGATGCGCCATCCGGAGACCTCGAACGCGGAGCTCGACGCATGGATCGCAAGGGAGCGCAGGAAACTGGAGGAAATCCAGACGGCGCTGATTCCGGTCCTGCAGCGACTCCGGGACAAAGGATTCACGTTCGGTCCCGACTACTGGGAAAAGGCCGACGAGGCCGATCCCATTCCGAAGATTGCCGCGGAGGAGCTGCCCGAATTGTGGATCGAGCCACTGGCTCGCATCCTCATCGGACAGGCCCCGCCGGAGGCCTTGGTGCTCCTGGCCGACTTCGCCAAACGGTGTACACCGAAAGGCATGCCGGCTCGGGAGCCCTTCAGAGACCTCTGGAGGCTGAGAGACACGGGTGAAGAGGTTGCCCCCTTCGAACGCCGGAGCGCCGGTCTTCGAGGACTACTCATGATGGACGAAATCCTGGAGTGGGCGATGGCCCACCGGGACCGCCTGACTGAGATCCTTGATCGCCGCGCGCCGAGCTACGAGGAGGTTCACCTCAAGGTGACGAGTTGGCTGCGCTCCCTGCAGCGGCACCGGTTTGCGCTACCTGGGGAGAGGATGACGGCAAACGACATCTTCTTCTTTGCGCTTCCGGCGCTGCTCAGAGAGTCCTGCGACCGGCTCCTGAGAACCATCTTCCGGCCCGATCTCAAGCCCGGCTCCGTGAAACTGAGCGAAACCGGCCAATCGCTGCTGCCGTGGATCGCCAATGCGGTCCCCGGGGCGCGCGGCGCGGCGCTCAGGCTCTTCGGATCCATCCCCCAGCCCTCGAAAGAGGACGAGTGGGGAACCTTCTTCGGGATTGCCGATCCGCGGAAATCCCCCGGTCTGGCGCGGATGTTGGGTATCCAAATCGGTACCGCATGGGCCGAGATGACGGGACAGCCCGTCGGGCTTGCCATCTGGAGATGCCGAAACGGATCCCCGCCGCGTGAAGACCAGGACACGGGAAGAGAGCGTCCACGGAGACAGTAGATCCTGTCGCCCAACGCCTTCTTCCAAAACAGTAACCCGCCACGTCTCGTGAACGTGACGCTGGGCGGGTAACCACGTCTTCGTGATTCCCGCCCTCCCCTCTCAAAGCTATGAAGCAGTCGTACAAACGCTCAGCCCTCGCACGCCCCGCGGAGAGGTCTGTGCTGAAGGAGCACCATGCGCGCCCCCTGCGCTCCGCTCCGGGGACGACGGAAGGAATCGTTATGGGGTCCCTGCGTCGAGAGAAGACTCCCCCTTGGGGAAGGAGATAGTCCCGGGCGCGCGCGGGAGACGTGTTATGATTTGCGAACACAACTGGACATGAAAGAGAGCATGAAAGGAAGGCAAGGATGAACACAGAGGATCAGAATCGCGAGGAGGCTGCGAAGGAATACTACTCCGTGGTCCGGATCAAGATCCTCGAAGGGGAGGAGCGGGACGTCCGGACGGAAATCCTGAACGACTTGAAGCGGCCGCCGAGCGTCCGGGTCTTTACAGGGCTCCCGGACCCGGCGCTCATGACCGTGCTTCGTGAGCCGGATCCGCGGATGGAGATCACGCACATGAACGGAGAAGCCGAACCGCTCGATCTCATCGACTACCACCACATCTACTGCGGCCGGTGTGGCCGGTGCGGGTCGTTCTACGGTCAGTGGGGAGCGTACGACGACTCCGCGTGGACCCGCGCCGGGGCGTTCAGCATCGTACAGATGCAGAATGTCCTCGAAGGCGGGAAGCGGGCCGTTGCGGATCTGCCGGGCGTCGGATGCCCGTGCTTCGACGGAGAGGCCGACAGGTGGGCGGAAGCATCTCCGGAGGGAATGGTGAGACGTGCGGGCACGTACTACGGGGCGGTCTTGGAGGAGATGGGAGAGAAGGAGGGGGCGGCGGCCGTGCGGGACTTGGGTGGCGCCGGTGAAGGGAAGGGGATGGATATCGAGGCGTGGCGGCTGAGCGCGGGTCCGTATCGGGAGTGGTGGGTCGGTCGATCGGCCGCGGCCGTGCGGCACATTCCGTGGGGGTGGTGGATGCGTCTGATCACCATGAAGCTGCCGGCGACGGCGAAAATGGCCTTGGCCATGAAGAGCAAGGCGGAGGCCGCAGGAGTGGATGCGGAGACCCTCCTGTCGCGGGCCACGGAAAACGCGAGAATCAGGCGGCGGAGAGTGACCCATTAAGTGCAACCGACGAAGTATCCGCGCGCGGGGCAGTGAACCCCGTTAGAGGCCCGCACGAGAAAAAGATACCCCGTGGCAAACCACGGGGCCTCTAACGGGGTGAAGGGGGAGAAGGGGTCGGCCTTGAAGTTTGCGAAAAAGGGGGGGGCTTCGAAGATGCAGCTGGCTGGGGGAGGATCATGGAAGAAGCCGCCATCGAGGCGGACAAAGAACGAAGTCGCGTGGCGATCCAGGCGGAAAGGAGGCTTGAGAGATGAGCAAAGACGAATTGGGGCAGGCGGCTACAGCGGGAGCGACGGCCGGTGCGCCGGCGGAGCGGGACGGGCGACGCAAGGACCGTATCACCCCTCTGATCGTCGTCCCTGAAGCGGAGCGGAAGGGGAGCGGGGGGGCCAGGCGGCAGGAGCAGGTGTTTCAGGAAGGGTGGCTCGTGGCGGCGTCGATCGGCTACTACCGGGGGCAGGAGTCGGTCTCCCCGGAGGATCTGGGCCTCGAATGGAAAGGAGTTCCGGACTACATCCGGGATCTGGGACATGTCCGCGTGCTTCCCGAGGGGGCACTGAGGCCGCTGACGCGGGTGGAAGGGGATACGCGCCGGCAGGTGGGTGGCCTATCGCTACGGTTTCCGCTGACGCACGCGAGGTACGTTCCGGTGAGAGCCATCCCGATGCTGGAAACGGCGGTAGAGGAGTGCGAGAAGCGGTTCTGGGCGGGGATCGAGGTCTTTGCATCGGGTCTTCCCGGCTACAGGGAGGAAATGATACCGGTATTCCGAAAGGGTGCGGAAGTGATCCTTGTGGAGAGGGCGTCGTTGATTGCCGAGAAGGAAGGATTCGTGGAGCGGTACGTCGAGCGGATGGAGAAGCTGTTCCCGACGGCGGAGGTGATCGAGAAGCGGGCTTGGTTCAAGATCGACATGTTCCAGGTCCAGATCCCAAGCCGCATGGTGGTGGATCGACTGATTGAGGAAGGGACGTTGACGGGACTCGGGGAACAGATCTCGCAGCGGCTTCAGGGGTCACTCATGAAACTGGACTTCTTCACGAAGAGCATGGAGATCCAGCTCGCCGCCCGGACGATGGGGATCGTGCGCCGGATTACGGGGGCGGCGAGACGGGGACAGGGAGTGGGGCGACGCGACACGATGAGGCTCCTCGAGAAGGCGGATCGGCTGGACGTGCTGAACGCGCCCGGCTTGGAGGCGGTCCGGAGGGTCATCGAGGTCGTGCGGGGGAGAGCGGACGGCACGAGGCTGGTGCGGAACGTGGTTCGGGAGATGAGCGAGGCGCTCGTGGAGGAAGAAGCGTGGCTTGGGATGAAGCTGGGAGGTGTGGAGGATCTGCCGAGTTTTCTGCGGGATGACGTGGTGAGCGAGGTGCGGAGCGTTCTTGGGGAGGTTGAGGAGGACGGCGAGGAAGGTGGGAAGACATCTGCGGCTGTGGGGGGAGCAGAGGAGGAAGGCGACGACGAGGGATCGGCGGAGGGCGAGCATGTGGCGAATGAATCCGAGGGCACGCTGGAAGAGACGGGCGGGGGAGGATCCAATGGGGAGTGGGGAGCCGGGGATGGGGCGCGAGGAGAATGATTGGGGTGCGGGTGAGCAGGCGACGACGCCAAGACCCCATGGTTTTTCATCTCGTCGTCCGTGGAGCGGAGTGGAGGGGATGATCGAAAGGGGAATGGTTCACAAACCCGTTGTCTTGAGGGTGAGCGTTGCGTGAGGTGTTCATCCCACCACCTGAAACGGGCGCGCGAGCGCCCCGTTCCGGGTCGGTTTCAGGTGGTGGGATCATGATCGTCAATCTCGTTCAGGTTGATGGGAAGCTTCCGAATCTGGCACTCATGAAGCTGTCGGCCTGGCATAAGAGTCGGGGGGACGGGGTTCGACTGAACTCCATGGGGAGGGCCGACCGGACGTACGTGTCGTCGGTGTTCTCCTGGTCCGAGGCGAAGAGACGCAGGTGGACAGCGTTGTATCCGGATGCGATTACGGGGGGATCGGGATTCGATCCCGCCGTACGGCTGCCGGAGGAGATTCAATGGATGAAACCGGATTTCGACCTCTTTCCCGAGTACCCGGCCTGTGTGGTCTACTCGTATGAGCGGTGCCCAAGGAAGTGCGGATTTTGCGTGGTGCCGGGACAAAACATCCCGGAATACCACTCGAGCGTTCGGCGGCTTTGGGACGGGAAGCGGAGGATCATGGAGTTCCTGGACAACAACCCCATGGCGGACCCGGAGTGGCCCAAGACGGTTCGAGAACTTCAGGAGCTGGATCTGTCTTCGCGTTGGCACGGGCTGGATATTCGTTTGGTTTCTGAAACAAACGCTCTCCTTCTGGCGGGTCTAAGGATCGACGGATACCTGCACTTTGCCTTTGATCATGTCGGGATGGCGAAGTTGGTCGGTCGGAATGTGGATCTGCTGTGTGGGGCGGGGATCGGCAAGCGGCGGCTGATGTTCTATGTGCTGACGAACTACGACTCGACGTTCGAGGAGGATGTGGAACGGGTGGAGATCCTGCGTTTGTTGGGCGTATTGCCGTACGTGATGGTCTACGAGAAGGGGCAGGCCCCTGCAAGGGCGCGGGCGTTTCAGCGGTGGGTCAACCGCAGGTATTACAATTTCATCCCGTGGGGGGAATATCGGCATGGCAGGTGGCCCGAAACAGAGCGCCGGGAGGGTGAGCAGTTGTCGATGTACGTTCAGGAGCCGGCGGTATGAAGTTGGGGCGTCTTGAATGGGTATGTAGGGGGGGGTGCAATGATTCCGAAAGCGGCAGCAAGGGGTGAACGCAAGTGACGGGTGGTAGAGCGGAAAGGTGTCTGATGGACGAGAGTTCATGCCTGAAGGCCGTTTACGCGGAGATGGTACGCCGGGGTGTCAGAGTTGGGCGAAGGAACTCACGGATATGGCAGTACTCAACACCAGCCATGGATGGTGCGGCGCCCCGCCCTCCGGGCCGACTACCATGGGAGGCCACTGAAGGCTGGGTGCCACCTTTGCGGAGCGCCCAAGGTGACGGGTATGCTGGAATACGTGAGGTCAGATCTGCCTTTCCGACCCGGTCGTTTTGAGCGAGCGTCATTATTTACCATTGTGAACCTACCCTGAGTGGTGTAGGTTCCGGGATGGATACGTTTTCGTAATGGGCATGGCACGGCAGGTAGTCATCGACAACCCGATTCTGAATTCACCTTATGAGGAACCGTGCCGACATTTTCGATTCACCGACGAGGGGATCAGCAGTGAAATCGTAGAGTCCCGCCGGGTAAGCTCCTATTTCGTACCGATTCCCCGGCCAAAGAAACGGGGGAAACAGCTCTCCTTCGAGACGGAATGGACCCAAGATCGAATCGAGGAGAATAGGTTCATAAACCGTGTTCGCGAGCGGGTCCGGATCTGGCGCGGCGGGGGCCACATGGGGGTAACCAGAACCAGCACCGAACTTCTTCAATACTGGCGGCGTCAGGAAAGAATCCGTCGGTTGTTTTTCTGTCAAATCGAAGCCATTGAGACCGCTATCTACGTGATGGAGGTAGCGGGGAGATACGGAGATGCCTGGATAGAGAACGAACTCCAGGAACAGAATCGACTTTCGAATCCGCTTCTCCACCGGATGGCATTCAAGATGGCGACCGGCAGCGGCAAGACCGTCCTCATGGCGATGCTGATTGCGTGGCACGTTCTGAACAAAGTTTCCAACCCGCAGGACAGTCGTTTTTCCGACACGTTCCTGGTCGTGACGCCCGGGATCACCATCCGCGACCGACTGCGCGTGCTCCTGCCCAGCGACCCCAGCAATTATTACCGTGAACACGATCTCGTGCCCATCGGACTCATGGACACCTTGGGCCGAGCGAAGATCATCATTACCAATTTTCATGCCCTCAAGCCCCGCGCATTGGTAGAGGCGGGAAAGCTCACAAGAAGTATTCTGCTGCGAAACAACGGCGATGCGTTCACGGAAACTCCTGATCAAATGGTTCGTCGAGTCTGTCGGGAACTGGGCAACAAGAAAAACATTGTTGTTCTGAACGACGAGGCCCATCACTGCTACAGACGAAAGCCCGATGGTGAAGGTGAGCAACTCTCAGGCGAAGAGCGCCGCGAAGCCGAGAAAAGGGAGGAAGAAGCCCGGATCTGGATCTCGGGTCTTGAAGCCGTGAAAGCCAAGATCGGTTTGAAGGTCGTCTACGACCTCTCGGCCACCCCCTTCTTCCTTCGGGGATCTAGCTATCCGGAAGGCACGCTCTACCCGTGGGTGATATCCGACTTTTCGCTCATCGATGCCATCGAATCCGGTATCGTAAAAGTTCCACGGGTACCGGTGGCGGACGACTCCATGACGGGCGACCAGCCGACTTATCGGGACCTGTGGTTCAGGATTCGGGATCAGTTGCCAAAGAAAGGCCGGGGACGGCAGGCGGTCGAAGGAGAACCCAACATCCCGACGGAACTCGAGGGTGCCTTGCAGAGTCTGTACGGGAACTATGAGAAGCGGTACAAACGATGGGAGGGAAGTGCGAATTCTCAGGGGGACGGACGGACGCCGCCCGTTTTCATTGTCGTCTGCAACAACACGAATGTGTCCAAGCTGATCTATGACTACATCGCCGGTTGGGAAAAGAAACTTCCCGATGGATCCACGGTGGCTGTGCCCGGAAAGCTCCCCATATTCAGCAACGAATTGAATGGCCGATGGTCCGATCGCCCAAAGACAATCTTGATCGACAGTGAGGAGTTGGAGTCCGGAGACGCGCTCAGTCCGGAATTCAAGAAAATTGCCGCTCGTGAAATTGAGGAGTTCAAGTCCGAATATAGGCGCAGGTTTCCGGGGCGGGATGTCGATGCCTTGACCGAGCAGGATCTCCTGCGGGAGGTGATGAATACGGTAGGGAAGGCCGGAAAACTGGGCGAGCAGATCAGATGCGTCGTCTCCGTCTCCATGCTCACGGAAGGTTGGGATGCGAACACCGTCACGCATATTCTGGGCGTCCGTGCTTTTGGGACCCAGCTTCTTTGCGAGCAGGTGGTCGGTCGCGGCCTGCGCCGCATGAATTACACTCTGGACAACACAGGGAAATTCTCCCCGGAATACGCGGAAGTGTACGGTGTGCCTTTTTCATTCATTCCGTGCGCGGGGACAACCGAAGGCCCCACGGACACCCCTCAACCTACACGAGTCAGGGCTCTTGAAGATCGGCTTGAACTTGAAATCACGTTCCCTCGACTTCTCGGTTACCGATATGACATTGAACGGGAGAGGATCTCCGCGCGCTTCACGGAAGAATCTCAGTTGGCGATATCTACAAAAGACATCCCTACGCGTACGGAGAACGCGCCAATCGTCGGAGAGACAACGCTTCACACACTCTACGGGCTGAAAGAGAAGCGCGAGCAGGAAATTGACTTCAAGCTCGCACAACAGGTTCTGGAACGATACTTTCGTGATGAGGAGGGCCAACCGAAAATCTGGTGCTTTCCTGAACTGCTTCAGATTGCGCGCGAGTGGCGCCAAACCTGCCTGACCTGCAAGGACAATACGTTCCCCCAGATGCTGCTCCTGATCGAACCCGCCCACAACGCCTCAGAACGGATTTACCGTGCAATCGTGGCCACAGCCAATGGAAACAAGACATTGAAGCCCATTCTTCGGCCCTACGACACCGTCGGCTCAACGCGCTATGTTGACTTCACGACCCTTCGGGACACCTACCTAACCAATCCCCGGAAGTCGCATGTCTCGCACGTGGTGCTGGACAGCGATTGGGAGGCAAAACTCGCGCAGAGTTTGGAAGACATGCCGGAAGTCGTCTGCTACGTCAAGAACGACACCCACCAGCCCGGTTTCAGTATTCCCTACACCTTGAGCGGGGAGGAGCATCCGTACATTCCGGACTTCGTGATCCGGTTTAGCGATGGACAGGGCGAAGGTGACCTTCTGAACCTTATCCTGGAAGTCACCGGCGAGCGGAAGAAGGACAAGGAAGCGAAGGTGTCCACCGCGAAGAACCTGTGGATTCCCGCCGTCAATAACCACGGAGGATATGGGCGCTGGGCGTTTATCGAGATTTCGGATCCTTGGAACGCGCAGAATTTGATTCGGGCGGAAGTGAAATCGAGGCGCGGATGAGATCGTTTTCGTTCGACGAAATCGGGTACTGGACTGAAATCAAGCTC encodes the following:
- a CDS encoding toprim domain-containing protein — encoded protein: MSQDAFDAVKRLIPIEDVARDLGIDITGPGRARCFNTNKGHHRDPSRDNHPSLHFLKGNKGYGHYHCRVCGKDTSGSVIDLVMAIQGKTAHEAIDWLKDRYKRYLPSQTATHQATPPSLPHPPSPSGAAETSSLPAPRPARQAGIAPVNLRVPTSDEDSRPTPGGDPSSAVAATEGEAGKKQAGASAALIYARVMELCPPGPRLYGYLEKERGIPGSVTKTLPMGWIEDDRQVMNTLRREFSEEELLACGVLTVSNAQKGNKDARPFSVLWNMKLAFPFYWGSEITWIQFRRDIAMDTKPEKGPKFLNVGMPLQYPYNANAAVHSEEIYISEGILDLAQLVVLGVKNGVALPGADMFKDHFIPWLHECGVKRVHMCFDADPTGTKHTLDIAGKLLRAGFLTTAAILPMDEDVNSFWRGHPENGGKSDGDATRAQAADGAIAA
- a CDS encoding DEAD/DEAH box helicase family protein, which produces MARQVVIDNPILNSPYEEPCRHFRFTDEGISSEIVESRRVSSYFVPIPRPKKRGKQLSFETEWTQDRIEENRFINRVRERVRIWRGGGHMGVTRTSTELLQYWRRQERIRRLFFCQIEAIETAIYVMEVAGRYGDAWIENELQEQNRLSNPLLHRMAFKMATGSGKTVLMAMLIAWHVLNKVSNPQDSRFSDTFLVVTPGITIRDRLRVLLPSDPSNYYREHDLVPIGLMDTLGRAKIIITNFHALKPRALVEAGKLTRSILLRNNGDAFTETPDQMVRRVCRELGNKKNIVVLNDEAHHCYRRKPDGEGEQLSGEERREAEKREEEARIWISGLEAVKAKIGLKVVYDLSATPFFLRGSSYPEGTLYPWVISDFSLIDAIESGIVKVPRVPVADDSMTGDQPTYRDLWFRIRDQLPKKGRGRQAVEGEPNIPTELEGALQSLYGNYEKRYKRWEGSANSQGDGRTPPVFIVVCNNTNVSKLIYDYIAGWEKKLPDGSTVAVPGKLPIFSNELNGRWSDRPKTILIDSEELESGDALSPEFKKIAAREIEEFKSEYRRRFPGRDVDALTEQDLLREVMNTVGKAGKLGEQIRCVVSVSMLTEGWDANTVTHILGVRAFGTQLLCEQVVGRGLRRMNYTLDNTGKFSPEYAEVYGVPFSFIPCAGTTEGPTDTPQPTRVRALEDRLELEITFPRLLGYRYDIERERISARFTEESQLAISTKDIPTRTENAPIVGETTLHTLYGLKEKREQEIDFKLAQQVLERYFRDEEGQPKIWCFPELLQIAREWRQTCLTCKDNTFPQMLLLIEPAHNASERIYRAIVATANGNKTLKPILRPYDTVGSTRYVDFTTLRDTYLTNPRKSHVSHVVLDSDWEAKLAQSLEDMPEVVCYVKNDTHQPGFSIPYTLSGEEHPYIPDFVIRFSDGQGEGDLLNLILEVTGERKKDKEAKVSTAKNLWIPAVNNHGGYGRWAFIEISDPWNAQNLIRAEVKSRRG